The proteins below are encoded in one region of Sporanaerobacter acetigenes DSM 13106:
- a CDS encoding P1 family peptidase yields the protein MYSGYITDVPGIEVGHGESLEGMTGCTVILCEDGAVVGVDVRGSAPGTRETDLLRPEKMVDKVHGIVLSGGSAFGLDAASGVMKYLEENGVGFDVGVTKVPIVCSAVIFDLNIGDYRIRPDYNMGYETAKSANETENRQGNIGCGMGATVGKILGPENSMKSGLGSSSIKIGELWVGAIVAVNSFGDVYDYENNKILAGTYDYKEKRLLNSYKIMKDQGKTVGFPMKNTTIGVVATNGILSKAEANKVAQMAQNGLARSINPIHTMYDGDTVFAMSTGKVKADINLIGTVASEIMSKAIVNGILAAESYENILSYKDINNS from the coding sequence ATGTATAGTGGATATATAACGGATGTACCAGGGATAGAGGTAGGTCATGGTGAATCTTTAGAAGGCATGACAGGTTGCACGGTTATTCTTTGTGAAGATGGTGCAGTAGTAGGAGTAGATGTGAGAGGTTCTGCACCAGGGACTAGGGAAACAGATCTTTTAAGACCAGAGAAAATGGTAGATAAGGTACATGGAATAGTTCTTTCAGGAGGTTCAGCCTTTGGTCTTGATGCAGCTAGTGGTGTCATGAAATATTTAGAAGAAAATGGAGTTGGATTTGATGTGGGAGTGACAAAAGTTCCTATAGTATGCAGTGCGGTTATATTTGACTTAAATATTGGAGACTATAGGATTCGACCTGATTATAATATGGGATATGAAACAGCTAAAAGTGCCAATGAAACTGAAAATAGGCAAGGAAATATTGGATGTGGCATGGGGGCTACAGTAGGGAAAATTTTAGGCCCTGAAAATTCAATGAAGTCAGGACTTGGCAGTTCCAGCATAAAAATTGGTGAACTATGGGTAGGTGCTATAGTAGCAGTAAATAGTTTTGGGGATGTATATGATTATGAAAACAATAAAATTTTAGCAGGAACTTATGATTATAAAGAGAAAAGACTATTAAATTCTTATAAAATAATGAAAGATCAAGGTAAAACTGTAGGATTTCCTATGAAGAACACTACTATAGGTGTAGTTGCAACCAATGGAATACTTTCAAAGGCTGAAGCAAATAAAGTTGCACAAATGGCGCAAAATGGATTAGCTCGTTCTATAAATCCAATACATACTATGTACGACGGAGATACTGTATTTGCTATGTCCACAGGAAAAGTGAAGGCAGATATAAATCTTATAGGCACTGTAGCTAGTGAAATCATGTCAAAGGCAATAGTCAATGGAATATTAGCAGCAGAATCTTATGAAAATATATTGTCATATAAAGATATAAATAATTCTTAA